In the genome of Neodiprion fabricii isolate iyNeoFabr1 chromosome 4, iyNeoFabr1.1, whole genome shotgun sequence, the window CTTTGATGGTACTAAAAAAAGTCTTATGCATCTTATCTTTTCTGTTGGTAATTTAACATTTCACATTATTGGTAGAAATAGGACGATAGCTAGTCAtgactatacatatatatataactatgtatgtatatgtatgtatgtatatatatatatataactagcATTTGATGCATAGAATGGTCTGGGTCCCAGAGTTCGTTAAcatttcaatataattttgaggtgTTTTGTTTAGATTTCACGGTTCAATATTGAACGAAAATACACACAGATTATGGGAATGCGTCAGCAATATTAATGTtagatgaaaatttctctgaTTACTTTACATTACCTCTTTACGTAGTTTTTAAATGAGTAATGTTAATTTCATTCACATTAAAATTCAGTACAAACTcgaacatatttttatattagtGTTAAAAAGTGGTTAAATCAAACAGGCGTTTAATTGAAACTTTCTATGCATCAAAGTAGTAGTGGTCAACTATAGTTGACATAGATAATTTAATCTGGATCTACACTaaacaatgataattttttttttaaatttacaaagttACACACGAATAAATTTAccagtaattttttcatcaatactGAGATTGTGCTTTTTCTAGGTCAAGCTGAAAGCACTTTGGAAAAGTTAAAAACTGACTATGTTTGTGGCTGGTTGTCTGAAATTGCTAAGACACATTATGAAGTATTTATTTCTTGCCTGCTTCCTCATCCTACAGACTATGTGAGAGTCGGAGGACACTGGTATGTAACAGGTGTAAATGTTTAATATGAAGATTCATCATTACATATATACTGTGTGCCTACATAAGTGACTACAGAAGATTTGCtgttaaaaattctttatgACCCAGGGAAACTTTGGCATCTAGAACATCCCATTTGAAAGATGGTTTAAACAGATTATTTTGCCTCGTTCCTTATGAGGTGATCACTCCTGAAATTTGGGATTATGTAATGCCGCATTGGATGGAAGCCATGGTCAATGATGTGCCAGAAAAGGAACTCAACgaactgaaaattatattatggTATGCAACTTTTCTATTGAATTCTAGGTATTGCATACTTTTCTATTGAATAACATCTTAATACGAATTCAAGAGTACATTCTGCATAGAATTATAACTCCAGATAATCTGGATAACAATTAACTACTACGaatactttttcaaactttgggatCAAAATTGAAGTACTGTCTTGATATTACCAGTTGAATAATGGATTGTCATTTAAAAACAAGTTCAGGACAATTTTGGGTTGTATTATCTTTTTTACAGCAAAATCTTGGATCCAGATATGAGCCCACTTGGTTTCGATGCTAAGAAGATGTATAACTTTGTGGCTAAAAGATTTGTCAATACAACAGCGAAAGTTCAAGAGCAAGCTCTTAATTGGCTTCAAATTCTAACAATGCTTGAAATAATGATTCCACTTACCCAGTTATTCTCAATGTTTGGCGACGGTGTACAAGTAATGAAGGCAACCATTCAGAGTGATACAGATAAGTCTGCCGAATCATCAAAACCCTGCGATGTAACATACAATAGGAGCACAATATGTGAGCAAACAtggaaatgaaacaaattattttcacctatCTTTTGATCGATTGTTAATGTgtgataatttataataaaaatatagctCCGGTCGTTGAAGACGATTCTGGAAATACAACACCACTGTCTGATGATATAATACCGATACCACGCCATATGGAATTCACTACAGATACTGAATTAAATCTGTCATGCTGTATACTTATGTTAGATGTACTATTGAAAcaggtattgaaaaattaatactcTTACAGTTTGAGCGTAACCACTGTAGTCAATCATTTCTACAACTAAATTGTACGAATTTCAACATGTGTTTGTATGATATCCAAATATCTTGGCTTTCATGTAGGTTACTAGTTTCAATACTATTTTCCTTTACAGATGGAACTTCAAGATATCGATAAACATACAGGGATTAATACTTGGGTATGTAGAGATGCTTGTGGTCTTATGAAATCTATGGTGGCTGCAACCTGGAGTGGAAGTCATTCTTGTTTAACAGACAATGAGTGTACTTACTGCGAATCGAGAGTTATTTGGCATCAGCTATGTTTGCAATTAGTTACATACATGGCACCTGAAAATCCAGCTTATCCACCAGACGTAAGTCattgtgatttttaaaaaataatttttttttaatatacttGTATTATTACTCTCAAGCTGCTATATCGgttatttcaaacaaaatgaattgagatgtatgaaaaattgattattgttATGCAAATTTTGCAGGCAGTTATTGACGAAGCTGCAGAAGATCACGGGCGCAAGAGTCCGCCGGAGTCAGATAAAAAATCCGACAGTAAGCCTGATGTTGTAATCACCATGCCAGTACCAGAACTGCACTCTGTGGGAGGCGTCCTTGTACATATGCCTCACGTATGTTCTGTATGTATATCTGTGTTTACTACATACCTATTAGAATAATACTTTCATTCACTTCAAGAGAATAGTCtattgaaatcaaatttatgtAAAGCGTGTTACATTGTAATTCACTAGcaaggtataataattatctttCATAGCCCTCTTTAGATTTTCAGATGTTGTGTTAGAcatggtaaaaataattatggtAGTAGTATACGTTAGAATTTGTttagtgataaaaatattttgaaagcaTAGTATTATATAGTATTATGTTATATGCTAGGTAAAGACGTATTAGCAGATCATATTCATCTTCGATGAAAATGagtgatttcaaattaattgattctttctttacattttaaatatgaaattatcCTATGGTCAGTGGATGGGTATTTTGATTGTTTATATCAGTTCTTTGAACAGATTATGACAGCCACTGTAGAAACAGTCTCGGAGCAGCTTGATTTGACAGCTATTATTCCAGCTGAAAGAGTTATGTCAGCAGTAGCGAGAGCTGTTACGCTTTCTGAAACAGATGTGGGTAAGTTAAATACATCAAATATTCAAGAAGAtactcgaaattcgtgaaatttcatttgaaactATAGAGATTGTTACATATTTATCTGTGATACGTTAGCGTCGcttgatacaatttttaattgttattgCACAGCTACTGCAACTGTCAGTATAGCAAAGCCTCAGATTGTGGGGGAAAATGATCAACCAGTGATGACCAGCCCAGATAATGAGTTGGATGACTTTTGGCACACGTCAGTGGGCAAGTTCAGATTCACAATAGAAGATTTGCCAGAACAGCTTCAGTACATCCATAAACTTTTGaaggtattgctgaacgaatttcataactttcacaattattcattttattgagGGCCCACATGGACTACtttcatttattgtttttgcACTTTCAATCCTGAAAATTCATATCTCACTTATATTGtaaactattttcaaatttgaaacatttctgAAATGCAGAGAGTCCCCTCCTCCCATTTCTCAATACGAAGTCACATCATACTGCTTGAACTTACAATGTAAAatgcaataatttttctagtttcaaGAGTTCATCTAAAAGTATTAGTTggattgtaaattttttcatcaataaccAAGTTTTTTTGAACTGAGTCTGTACATCGTCGTTACTCGAGAGTAAACAGTGTGAACTCATATTTTAAAGAGCCATATGAAAGCTTTATCATGTGTAacacaattaatttttaatactatCCTTTACTTGTATCTAAAGCTATTCCAGCCTGAGCTTCAAtgttgtaattataattttttaacccCTTTATAGGAATTAATAGCTATTGACAAGCCGgacatattatattacatgttGCAATGTTTGAATATCATGGTTTTGCACGGAGATGCTTTCAACACCGCAGTTAAAGATCATCAAGGTTTTTTCATATGGTGTCAAGAAAATTTGCTCATTAAAACGTGAGTTTAATACAATAATTAGAGtttgcaataattttgcaattttaaaaaattttaatcatctACTTTACATCAAAAATTAAcctttgtattatattattaattactaGTTGATGAATCTatgtgttgaataaaattctagtCTTTGGGAATTATGCAATGCGGAACATTCTCACATTGCTCAGGTAACAGTACCACTGTTATTACATTGCATAACACTTCCCTGTGGAGCTGACACATTTTGGCACCTCATTCAGGAAGAATTTCATAGTTGCGATTGGCGCGTTAGATTTGTTGCTGGTAACTCAAGATATTTGACACTGAGAATACAACACATTTTCCAAATGAGCTCCTTGTCAGTTTTCATGTATTCATAACATTCTTTCAGTTGAGCGAGTAACTTTAATAGCCAGATTTATGGATTCAACGCCTCTACGAGGTAATCCAAGCTTACAAGCAGCCCTTACAAACGCTTTCTGCTATTTAATTACCAGCATGGATGATAATAATGTACACGTTGCACAACGTGCAACATTATACCTGGGCACAATACATGACACTGCTATAAGGGTAAGTCATCTTACCTTAAATTTTGTTTAAGTATGTTTATACTGAATTGCACAACTTTTAAATGTATGTAATTTACAGTCTCTGATATTTTGTCTCGAGACGCAATTCGATTCGGTTATAGTAGATCGACCCATGGTGCTTCAATCTCTCTATCAATTACATAATAGTCTCAGTGATAGGCGAATTCTCACATGGGAATTCTTCTTAAATCGTTTTGATACGCTATATCTGGAAGCACAAATAAATTTGGAAAAGGCTGGAGATATAGCATATCTTCGTGGTGAGTAACAATATTCTATGATATTGTAAACCAGTGTTGAAACTTAAATGAGGGTTGGATTACAAAGAACGCcttgtattttgtaattataattttatagtGTATGTTTTAAATCTTTTAAAGTGTgtctattttttgttttttgaagaTCTAAGGAATACCGATTTAAATAGTGAAATATTCATCAGAAAGCTACATCGAGCACATGAAGCTCTTTCCCTGTCTGATGGTAGTAGTACAAGCTTGGTGAAAACTCTGAGTGCCAGTTTTGGTACGAAATGGCCATATAAACGTACAATGTCTGCACCAGCTTCCACAATTCCGCGTCAAGATACGAAACAAGGTATGGTAATTATATAAAGCTTATTAGCAATTGCAATCCAATTTACCAATCTTGAATATATTAATCATAAAGTACCGTTTGTATAAAACTTTGAAGGGTAAGTTTCGAGTTAATTTTATATTAGTAAATAACTGTTTTCGTTAGGCAAACttatattacaaaaatcacgagtaggaataaaaaaacatatagTAACTTGAGTTTTGTGCAATCACTTAATTATGTTGAATTAAGATAGTTACGTTAACTCCCAAAACAGCTAAGGATTATTAGAAACCTTCGTCAACTGTAGTACCCTATTATGATCAAGCTAGTGCTATTCCTCTATTTCAGAGATAATTATATATcctataatttttatatttcttgaTACAAAATTGCAGGGGTTTATAGATTTGCAAATGGTGCTGTATATGTATTTgtagtttaattttcacttgatATTATACAGAGGAGAGAGCTAGTATTTAAATATGGAAAGGTATTTGGGTTTCAAGTAAACAAAAGAAGTAATGTCGAAAATAGTTGctgggaaaaataattaataagtgTGACTTTGTTTTTATTCGCACCTTACAACACTTCACCCTACTTCACCATCTATGTGTATGTGTCACCTCCccagagaaagagaaagtgTACAGCCGGCAGTACTCGGCGCCTATCTTAAAGCGCAAGAGCTCCAGGTTTGGATTGGGTCAGTTGCTGGGGTCCACCCCACCTAATAACAGTATCCCAGGTAGCGTAGTGTCTGCGTAGGTGTTACTGATATCAATATACAAGCTGGGTGTATGTATGTCCCTCAAAACGTTTGAATTGAGATATTAAAAGGTTTGCAATTCCCACTTATTCGTAGAACATAAACTGCTCGTTTCTGTCGTTTGTTAATAACTGGAAACTGTCAATGCTAGTCAGTTCATACTTGAAGCACAGAATAAGTTTATATAATTTCATCCTATCTCTATTACTTATAGTTACTGGTATGCTGGGAGCACGTGATAAGCTATTGAGCACAATCAAGTTATAGTTTTTCATTGGACGAAATTAGGTGAAGATGATTTACATACGTCTTTACCTTAAGCTTATTCTTGTTCTCTAAACTTATTATCTGCAGTCACTGCAGTAAATAGTATGTAACTATGAAGAAATCAATGAAGAAATTTactgttttttaaattgtttctcAAAGGTACTGGTGGAAGGTTTTATTGTTGAATAGGTATTTGTCGATGTATTTGAACTCTTAAAATCGTTTTATATTTGTTACTTGTGCAAGCTCCGTGTTATTCTATGTATAATTCGGTTGCAGGATTCTGACCACTCTCACATTTCTTAGCATATCTCAAGTGAGAGACAGTCAGAATTTGGTAGCTCAGTACTGTGTCTACTGGTATGGGATATTTGTATTTAGTTAATTGCCCTCGAAGTGAATATTTGTATGTTGTTGTGCAACATGTTGGAATACCTTGGATACCTAGCACGTAGATGCAGTAATTGTTTTGAAGACATAAAATGTAATCCCtcattataattaaattgttactatattaatataataattaggCATAATTgtctaaaattgaataaaaattagaattaGATCTAAAAGATTGATAAACTGTAGATTGCAAGGGCATGTCACCAAATATTTGTCTTAAACTGATACACTTTCTCAATTTTAGTAACAAGTTCGAAGTTTGTGATATTTGTTAACTATTGCATGCCCTGCATGTATTTCAATGGTGTGGATAGCAGTAGAGTTTAATTAGATCTGGATTGAACAAgatgtttaaaaatgtttcattattCACTTGTCAACTTTTTTAATGGGATATTGTTATTCTAATCTTTGTAATGAGTCTGGATTGGATTTAATTTCGGAATGTTTgaagaaatgtaattttcagaTGGTCACATTCATTCTTTGAACGTAGCTGAGGAGGGCGCAAACTTACCTGGATTCATCCACAAGGTCATTGATCTGGAAGAGTCTGACAAAGAAACTATCCACTTACTTGTATTTCTTCTCATGCAGTTCCTCTCCAGAGCTGATCAAGTAATTATCGTTTCTCACAGAGCTTGTCAATCGTTCGAACTCATCTCTAATCCATGAAACATGTCAAGTAAAGTAACA includes:
- the LOC124179463 gene encoding protein unc-79 homolog isoform X12; protein product: MGTKFAAYTLKLSSLHDYHQRLLHAIQPTPSGFDMTNTIKYFSQTLLSLLKDVPDSPLEMIKSQEFDSQRMALYPNLDYKQLYNAVMQLMDVVPLVHIGLQSFGQAILQCLCCLLPFLEHDLVDNLPYLTASAISVLPVELHQEIVNYLCFYILPFTITRKIEDGTENYASQSVSAVIMTVFQYSNNPAHHCQLLECLMALKPGVVKDILCVIAYGTAPARASAAKLLFYYWPTFNANLFDRRAVLMKFTNDLTPFVCQRDMCPNAGNAEAGKVCYDHYISITFATDSPPPLYLCIECANEIHREHPNQMFYDILHPMQQVSMVCENKNCRATDKAAISVCFSTECASYNGNHPIRYCQQCHNIRHNNRRGGDHVFHTALPHISHMDSQMQTYMVQAIVSLLKEAEPLSMDSNKDSLEINTNKGGTGFSGTGIGQGGQGADPASLEERQLLGRYGVWLLVGLCTPNQDTPVQILGRLLSMLFHWFHVTAYSFDGTKKSLMHLIFSVGQAESTLEKLKTDYVCGWLSEIAKTHYEVFISCLLPHPTDYVRVGGHWETLASRTSHLKDGLNRLFCLVPYEVITPEIWDYVMPHWMEAMVNDVPEKELNELKIILCKILDPDMSPLGFDAKKMYNFVAKRFVNTTAKVQEQALNWLQILTMLEIMIPLTQLFSMFGDGVQVMKATIQSDTDKSAESSKPCDVTYNRSTISPVVEDDSGNTTPLSDDIIPIPRHMEFTTDTELNLSCCILMLDVLLKQMELQDIDKHTGINTWVCRDACGLMKSMVAATWSGSHSCLTDNECTYCESRVIWHQLCLQLVTYMAPENPAYPPDAVIDEAAEDHGRKSPPESDKKSDSKPDVVITMPVPELHSVGGVLVHMPHVCSFFEQIMTATVETVSEQLDLTAIIPAERVMSAVARAVTLSETDVATATVSIAKPQIVGENDQPVMTSPDNELDDFWHTSVGKFRFTIEDLPEQLQYIHKLLKELIAIDKPDILYYMLQCLNIMVLHGDAFNTAVKDHQGFFIWCQENLLIKTLWELCNAEHSHIAQVTVPLLLHCITLPCGADTFWHLIQEEFHSCDWRVRFVAVERVTLIARFMDSTPLRGNPSLQAALTNAFCYLITSMDDNNVHVAQRATLYLGTIHDTAIRI
- the LOC124179463 gene encoding protein unc-79 homolog isoform X13: MGTKFAAYTLKLSSLHDYHQRLLHAIQPTPSGFDMTNTIKYFSQTLLSLLKDVPDSPLEMIKSQEFDSQRMALYPNLDYKQLYNAVMQLMDVVPLVHIGLQSFGQAILQCLCCLLPFLEHDLVDNLPYLTASAISVLPVELHQEIVNYLCFYILPFTITRKIEDGTENYASQSVSAVIMTVFQYSNNPAHHCQLLECLMALKPGVVKDILCVIAYGTAPARASAAKLLFYYWPTFNANLFDRRAVLMKFTNDLTPFVCQRDMCPNAGNAEAGKVCYDHYISITFATDSPPPLYLCIECANEIHREHPNQMFYDILHPMQQVSMVCENKNCRATDKAAISVCFSTECASYNGNHPIRYCQQCHNIRHNNRRGGDHVFHTALPHISHMDSQMQTYMVQAIVSLLKEAEPLSMDSNKDSLEINTNKGGTGFSGTGIGQGGQGADPASLEERQLLGRYGVWLLVGLCTPNQDTPVQILGRLLSMLFHWFHVTAYSFDGTKKSLMHLIFSVGQAESTLEKLKTDYVCGWLSEIAKTHYEVFISCLLPHPTDYVRVGGHWETLASRTSHLKDGLNRLFCLVPYEVITPEIWDYVMPHWMEAMVNDVPEKELNELKIILCKILDPDMSPLGFDAKKMYNFVAKRFVNTTAKVQEQALNWLQILTMLEIMIPLTQLFSMFGDGVQVMKATIQSDTDKSAESSKPCDVTYNRSTISPVVEDDSGNTTPLSDDIIPIPRHMEFTTDTELNLSCCILMLDVLLKQMELQDIDKHTGINTWVCRDACGLMKSMVAATWSGSHSCLTDNECTYCESRVIWHQLCLQLVTYMAPENPAYPPDAVIDEAAEDHGRKSPPESDKKSDSKPDVVITMPVPELHSVGGVLVHMPHVCSFFEQIMTATVETVSEQLDLTAIIPAERVMSAVARAVTLSETDVATATVSIAKPQIVGENDQPVMTSPDNELDDFWHTSVGKFRFTIEDLPEQLQYIHKLLKELIAIDKPDILYYMLQCLNIMVLHGDAFNTAVKDHQGFFIWCQENLLIKT